One Mangifera indica cultivar Alphonso chromosome 4, CATAS_Mindica_2.1, whole genome shotgun sequence genomic region harbors:
- the LOC123213735 gene encoding uncharacterized protein LOC123213735, protein MSSIGQSILMALTVTVNKYASLNVQAIPSRRESTSPATSSRRTNPKAKTPVSDIDIGRRGILVSTVAATPQVKDSTTEFLKKYLKKSEENKAKNDKERLDSYYKRNYKDYFEFIEGSLKAKEDRQLSESEKGILDWLKTNK, encoded by the exons ATGAGTTCAATAGGGCAGAGTATTTTGATGGCTTTAACTGTGACAGTCAACAAATATGCCTCCTTAAATGTCCAAGCAATTCCCAGTAGAAGAGAATCAACCTCACCTGCAACCTCTTCAAGAAGAACAAATCCAAAAGCAAAAACACCAGTCAGTGATATAGATATAGGAAGAAGAGGGATACTTGTATCCACTGTAGCAGCTACTCCTCAAGTTAAGGATTCAACCACTGAGTTTCTCAAAA AATATTTGAAGAAATCGGAGGAAAACAAGGCAAAGAATGACAAGGAG AGATTGGACAGCTATTACAAGCGGAATTACAAAGATTACTTTGAATTTATAGAAGGGTCTTTGAAAGCCAAGGAGGACCGGCAGCTCTCTGAATCAGAGAAGGGTATTCTTGATTGGCTTAAGACTAACAAATAA
- the LOC123213734 gene encoding protein SOB FIVE-LIKE 5-like, with amino-acid sequence MNVLASECTSGCESGWTLYLEQSNLASHRNANKFANGKAGFCEQNFQHCDDEEEDLSMVSDASSGPPTFHEDEVCFNDVDRYQLQYPPFKAATPQAANGSGKIRLKKKEKRSRRDKEQLLPSFLDDTASSPVISFSSKNNFSALNNNQTSMESVLDYSQGYSATHFQGRSAFQDPFGFLQSSNSGNHVQNNQWL; translated from the exons ATGAACGTTTTGGCTTCAGAATGCACTAGTGGGTGTGAGTCAGGGTGGACTCTTTACTTGGAGCAGTCTAATCTTGCTTCGCATAGAAATGCTAATAAGTTTGCCAATGGTAAGGCCGGCTTTTGTGAGCAAAATTTTCAACATTGTGATGATGAAGAGGAGGATTTATCTATGGTTTCTGATGCGTCTTCTGGACCTCCAACTTTCCATGAAGATGAAGTGTGTTTCAATGATGTTGATAGATACCAGCTGCAATACCCTCCTTTCAAAGCTGCTACTCCACAAGCAGCCAATGGTAGTGGGAAAATAAGGctgaaaaagaaggaaaaaagaagcCGCCGTGACAAAGAACAACTCCTGCCTTCTTTTCTTGACGACACTGCTAGTTCTCCTGTCATAAGCTTCTCCTCCAAG AATAATTTTTCTGCTCTCAACAACAACCAGACCTCAATGGAGAGTGTGTTAGATTATTCTCAAGGATACTCTGCAACTCACTTTCAG GGGAGATCTGCATTTCAAGATCCTTTTGGTTTCTTGCAATCTTCTAACTCTGGAAACCATGTTCAAAATAACCA GTGGTTATAA
- the LOC123213729 gene encoding magnesium transporter MRS2-3, translated as MRTYHPPYAKQGHTQPDDDPESARPPIVSANMALSTAAGLRKKPTGVRHWLLLDSSGQAQVVEAGKHAIMRRTGLPARDLRILDPQLSYPSTVLGRERAIVINLEHIKAIITAQEVLLLNSRDPFVVPFVEELQRRILCHYQATKAKEGTGDDSKWKNLYDLEEPQSRDSSPPTFSGGFPQYEGQHEEGKADGKQGLENRDGPKVLPFEFVALEACLEAACSCLENEAKTLEQEAHPALDKLTSKISTLNLERVRQIKSRLVAITGRVQKVRDELEHLLDDDEDMAEMYLTEKLVQQLENSSTSSMNERDDMDLQSHMDDGTPAELSVDATGGYTSYEVDLNAENAHELFAAHNSLGKDSHESCTSTTYSSIGKVLDVEELEMLLEAYFVQIDGTLNKLSTLREYVDDTEDYINIMLDDKQNHLLQMGVMLTTATLVVSAFVVVAGVFGMNITIDLFDEEKSGMQEFIWTVVGGATGSIFLYVVAIVWCKHKRLLE; from the exons ATGAGAACCTACCACCCTCCTTATGCAAAACAGGGTCATACGCAACCCGATGATGACCCGGAATCAGCCCGACCTCCAATTGTCTCTGCCAACATGGCCCTCTCCACAGCCGCTGGTCTCCGTAAGAAGCCAACCGGGGTTCGGCACTGGCTGCTTCTTGATTCAAGTGGGCAGGCCCAGGTAGTGGAGGCCGGAAAGCACGCCATCATGCGCCGCACGGGGCTGCCGGCGCGAGACCTTCGGATCCTGGATCCGCAACTCTCGTACCCTTCAACTGTGTTGGGCCGAGAACGGGCAATTGTTATAAATTTGGAGCACATCAAGGCTATTATTACAGCCCAGGAAGTTCTGTTGCTTAATTCTAGAGACCCTTTTGTTGTTCCCTTTGTTGAAGAATTACAGAGGAGGATTTTGTGCCACTATCAGGCCACTAAAGCtaag GAGGGCACTGGAGATGATTCAAAATGGaaaaatttgtatgatttggaaGAACCACAATCAAGAGATTCCAGTCCTCCAACATTTTCAGGAGGTTTTCCACAGTATGAGGGTCAACACGAGGAAGGTAAGGCAGATGGGAAACAAGGTCTTGAGAACCGTGATGGACCAAAGGTTCTTCCTTTTGAGTTTGTTGCACTGGAAGCCTGCCTTGAGGCTGCCTGCAGTTGCTTAGAAAATGAA GCAAAAACGTTGGAACAAGAAGCTCACCCAGCCTTAGATAAGCTGACTTCAAAGATCAGTACCCTCAATTTGGAACGTGTCCGTCAAATTAAGAGCCGCTTGGTTGCAATAACTGGACGTGTTCAGAAG GTGAGGGATGAATTAGAACACTTGCtggatgatgatgaagacatGGCTGAGATGTATCTGACCGAAAAGTTGGTTCAACAACTTGAAAACTCCTCCACTTCCTCTATGAATGAGAGAGATGACATGGATCTTCAATCACATATGGATGACGG GACTCCTGCTGAATTATCAGTGGATGCTACTGGGGGATACACTAGTTATGAAGTTGATCTTAACGCAGAGAACGCCCATGAGTTGTTTGCTGCACATAATTCACTTGGCAAGGACAGCCACGAGTCTTGTACTAGTACCACTTACAGTTCTATAGGCAAGGTACTTGATGTTGAGGAGCTTGAAATGCTCCTGGAGGCATACTTTGTGCAGATTGATGGCACACTAAACAAGCTGTCTACG CTGAGGGAGTACGTAGATGACACAGAAGACTACATTAACATAATGCTGGATGACAAACAGAATCATCTTTTGCAAATGGGTGTCATGCTAACAACTGCAACCCTTGTGGTGAGTGCATTCGTTGTTGTGGCTGGTGTCTTTGGAATGAATATCACCATCGATCtttttgatgaagaaaaatCAGGCATGCAAGAGTTTATTTGGACTGTTGTTGGCGGTGCCACTGGGAGCATATTCCTGTATGTAGTTGCTATTGTCTGGTGCAAGCACAAGCGTTTGCTGGAGTGA
- the LOC123213731 gene encoding cyclin-D4-1-like codes for MSLPSSHHSSSSSSSLYCSEDVSLMDLSSISYQPSATTTISPPPPSDDITISSFIDSEHHHMPLDDYRRRFRDHSLLVTARQDSIKWILKVHAYHHFRPVTAILSVNYFDRFLSSHSLPEASGWPFQLLSVACLSLAAKMEEPQVPLLLDLQMFEPRFVFEPRTVQRMELRVMSILNWRLNSVTPFHFLDYFISKLPTSSSTSFTRVYSSSSDLVLRTTRVVDFLGFPPSTIAAAAVTTAAGESLDLPAGIDERVNKEMVRSCHQLMEEYLIDTCPLAQFKDRRAEPQTSPPSPIGVLDAAACGSCDTRSENPGSSSQAAEAEPSAKRLRSSAPDVQQR; via the exons ATGTCTCTTCCCTCCTCCCAccactcttcttcttcttcttcctccttgtATTGCTCTGAAGATGTTTCTCTCATGGACCTCTCTTCCATCTCTTATCAACCTTCAGCAACAACGACAATCTCACCTCCACCACCGTCCGATGACATTACCATTTCGTCTTTTATTGACTCCGAGCACCACCACATGCCTCTCGATGATTATCGCCGCCGCTTCCGTGACCATTCCCTTCTCGTCACCGCCCGTCAAGACTCTATCAAGTGGATCCTCAAG GTGCATGCATACCATCACTTCAGGCCAGTTACGGCGATACTTTCAGTAAACTACTTTGACCGTTTCCTCTCTTCCCATTCTCTCCCG GAAGCAAGTGGGTGGCCGTTTCAGCTACTGTCAGTTGCGTGCTTGTCTTTAGCGGCGAAAATGGAAGAACCTCAAGTGCCTTTGTTATTGGATCTCCAAATGTTCGAACCCAGATTCGTATTTGAACCCAGAACCGTTCAAAGAATGGAACTCCGAGTCATGTCCATTCTTAATTGGAGACTCAACTCGGTCACTCcgtttcattttcttgattaCTTCATTTCTAAACTGCCCACCTCCTCTTCCACCTCATTCACTCGcgtttattcttcttcttcggaTCTCGTTCTCAGGACCACTCGTG TGGTTGATTTCTTGGGGTTTCCGCCGTCTACGATAGCGGCGGCAGCAGTGACAACCGCTGCCGGTGAAAGTTTGGACTTACCGGCTGGTATTGACGAAAGAGTAAATAAA GAAATGGTGAGAAGCTGTCATCAACTAATGGAGGAGTATTTGATAGACACATGTCCTTTGGCGCAGTTTAAGGACCGGAGAGCCGAGCCGCAAACATCGCCACCAAGCCCTATTGGTGTACTTGACGCCGCTGCTTGTGGGAGTTGCGACACTCGTTCGGAGAATCCCGGCTCAAGTAGCCAAGCAGCGGAAGCCGAGCCATCTGCTAAACGGCTCAGATCCTCTGCCCCGGATGTACAGCAACGGTAG